Proteins encoded in a region of the Polyangium spumosum genome:
- a CDS encoding serine/threonine-protein kinase, giving the protein MLRAKPTAETGTVLGGRYEVRGLIGRGGMARIYLALDRNTSEPVAIKMLDSLHLRAPGARARFDREAKAANALAHPNIVKVLDTGERQDGVPFLVMEYLFGETLGDWLRRETTMPLHIALPVLSHTASALAAAHRAGIVHRDVKPDNLFLVGEPGEPYNTKVLDFGLSKLEAAKAVTQAGVAVGTPEYMPPEQVVGDKSDPRSDVYALGVMMYRMLVGELPFRADDYAVLLARQLIVPPREPSEVQPGIDRATEGVIMKALRKRPEDRYSTMEALCDDLERLMGKRLGSLSAGLLPRGPDVYEPKDQLSRTATKFFYNKLGMTPPAWK; this is encoded by the coding sequence TTGCTCCGCGCCAAACCCACCGCCGAGACGGGTACGGTGCTCGGAGGCCGGTACGAGGTGCGGGGGCTCATCGGTCGGGGGGGGATGGCCCGGATCTACCTGGCGCTGGATCGGAACACGAGCGAGCCGGTCGCCATCAAGATGCTCGACTCGCTGCACCTGCGCGCTCCCGGAGCGCGCGCGCGTTTCGACCGGGAGGCCAAGGCGGCGAACGCCCTCGCCCACCCGAACATCGTGAAGGTCCTCGACACGGGCGAGCGGCAGGACGGGGTGCCGTTCCTCGTCATGGAGTATCTGTTCGGCGAGACGCTCGGAGATTGGCTCCGGCGCGAGACCACGATGCCGCTCCATATCGCGCTGCCCGTGCTCTCGCACACGGCGTCTGCGCTCGCGGCAGCGCACCGCGCGGGGATCGTGCACCGCGACGTGAAGCCGGACAACCTGTTTCTGGTCGGCGAGCCGGGCGAGCCTTACAACACGAAGGTGCTCGATTTTGGTTTGTCGAAGCTCGAGGCGGCGAAGGCGGTGACGCAGGCCGGGGTGGCCGTGGGCACGCCGGAGTACATGCCGCCGGAGCAGGTGGTGGGGGACAAGTCGGACCCGCGCTCGGACGTGTATGCGCTCGGCGTGATGATGTATCGAATGCTCGTCGGGGAGCTGCCGTTCCGCGCGGACGATTATGCCGTCTTGCTGGCGAGGCAGCTCATCGTGCCGCCGCGCGAGCCGTCGGAGGTGCAGCCGGGGATCGATCGGGCCACGGAGGGCGTGATCATGAAGGCGCTGCGCAAGCGGCCCGAGGATCGGTACTCGACGATGGAGGCGCTCTGCGACGACCTCGAGCGGCTCATGGGCAAGCGGCTCGGCTCGCTGTCGGCGGGGCTCTTGCCGCGAGGGCCGGACGTGTACGAGCCGAAGGATCAGCTCTCGCGGACGGCGACGAAGTTTTTTTACAACAAATTGGGGATGACGCCGCCCGCCTGGAAATGA
- a CDS encoding bifunctional homocysteine S-methyltransferase/methylenetetrahydrofolate reductase, whose product MSLVPPSIAPKPTRFLDAVRRGVLVVDGGMGTQIYERGVLFNVNYEELVVSRPELVQRIHEDYVRAGAQVLETNTFGANRVRLTRHGYGDRVREFNLAAAGLARKAMGDRGYVAGAIGPSGLVLAAFGEDDRARVRDAFAEQAEALAEGGADLLMVETMRQPEELFLAVDGIRKAVGDSLPLVAEVSVDADLTLSDGTPVADVGARLRDLGCDVIGVNCSDGPQVVLAAIEKLLPLGIPLAALPNAGIPRRVDDRFIYVSTPEYFGVFARRLCKLGVRLIGGCCGTTPEHIRRMAAAARMEASAAAGACDDPGPLWVGFSDSSIPPEPPVHVTSGQRPVATRDKSKLAGKIGQKFIVSVEVNPPVGLDPRSAIAAAKMLVTGGVDVINIADGARAQARMSNLALAVLMQEELGIETLLHVCGRDRNLLGQVAHLVGAHALGIRNLVVVTGDPPKMGDFPDATAVYDLDSIGILRLASRLNAGIDPGGKPLGGVTSFFCATGAEPAALNYAREMERLALKKRAGAELVMTQPVYDVSVLDRFLKDAEPLGLPVLVGILPLASHKNAEFLHNEVPGMQIPKDVRDRMQRVGSGPAARKEGVAIAREMLAAVRHRVAGAYIMPPLGKYELALEVMDGIV is encoded by the coding sequence ATGTCGCTCGTCCCGCCCTCGATCGCCCCGAAACCCACGCGTTTCCTCGACGCCGTACGCCGCGGCGTGCTCGTCGTCGACGGGGGCATGGGCACACAGATCTACGAGCGAGGCGTGCTCTTCAACGTCAACTACGAGGAGCTCGTCGTCTCGCGCCCCGAGCTCGTCCAGCGCATCCACGAAGACTACGTGCGCGCCGGCGCCCAGGTGCTCGAGACCAACACCTTCGGCGCCAACCGCGTGCGCCTCACCCGCCACGGCTACGGAGACCGCGTCCGCGAGTTCAACCTCGCCGCCGCCGGGCTCGCCCGCAAAGCCATGGGCGACCGCGGCTACGTCGCCGGCGCCATCGGACCGAGCGGCCTCGTGCTCGCCGCCTTCGGCGAGGACGACCGCGCCCGCGTGCGCGACGCCTTCGCCGAACAGGCCGAGGCCCTCGCCGAGGGCGGCGCCGACCTCCTCATGGTCGAGACCATGCGCCAGCCCGAGGAGCTCTTCCTCGCCGTCGACGGCATCCGCAAGGCCGTGGGCGACAGCCTCCCCCTCGTCGCCGAGGTCTCCGTCGACGCCGACCTCACGCTCTCCGACGGCACGCCCGTCGCTGACGTCGGCGCCCGCCTGCGTGACCTCGGCTGCGACGTCATCGGCGTCAACTGCTCCGACGGCCCGCAGGTCGTCCTCGCGGCCATCGAGAAGCTCCTGCCCCTCGGCATTCCCCTCGCGGCCCTCCCGAACGCCGGCATCCCCCGCCGCGTCGACGACCGCTTCATTTACGTCTCCACCCCCGAGTACTTCGGCGTCTTCGCTCGTAGGCTCTGCAAGCTCGGCGTCCGCCTCATCGGCGGCTGCTGCGGCACGACCCCCGAGCACATCCGCCGCATGGCCGCCGCCGCGCGTATGGAGGCGAGCGCCGCCGCCGGCGCCTGCGACGACCCTGGCCCGCTCTGGGTCGGCTTCTCCGACAGCAGCATCCCGCCCGAGCCGCCCGTGCACGTCACGAGCGGCCAAAGGCCCGTCGCGACGCGCGACAAGAGCAAGCTCGCCGGCAAGATCGGCCAGAAGTTCATCGTCTCCGTCGAGGTGAACCCGCCGGTCGGCCTCGACCCGCGCTCTGCCATCGCGGCCGCGAAGATGCTGGTCACGGGTGGCGTCGACGTGATCAACATCGCCGACGGCGCCCGCGCGCAGGCCCGGATGTCGAACCTCGCGCTCGCCGTGCTCATGCAGGAGGAGCTCGGCATCGAGACCTTGCTGCACGTCTGCGGCCGTGATCGCAACCTGCTCGGCCAGGTCGCGCACCTCGTCGGCGCGCACGCGCTCGGCATTCGCAACCTCGTCGTGGTCACGGGCGACCCGCCCAAGATGGGCGATTTTCCCGACGCGACGGCGGTCTACGACCTCGACTCGATCGGCATCTTGCGCCTCGCCTCGCGCCTCAATGCGGGGATCGACCCTGGCGGCAAGCCGCTCGGCGGCGTGACCTCGTTCTTCTGCGCGACGGGCGCCGAGCCTGCGGCCTTGAATTACGCGCGCGAAATGGAGCGCCTCGCGCTGAAGAAGCGCGCGGGCGCCGAGCTGGTCATGACGCAGCCGGTCTATGACGTCTCAGTGCTCGATCGATTCTTGAAAGACGCCGAGCCCCTCGGCCTGCCGGTCCTCGTGGGCATCCTGCCGCTCGCGAGCCACAAGAACGCCGAGTTTTTGCACAACGAGGTCCCCGGCATGCAGATCCCGAAGGACGTGCGCGACCGCATGCAGCGCGTCGGCAGCGGCCCGGCCGCGCGAAAAGAGGGCGTGGCCATTGCGCGGGAAATGCTCGCGGCGGTGCGTCATCGCGTGGCGGGGGCGTACATCATGCCGCCGCTCGGCAAGTACGAGCTCGCGCTCGAGGTGATGGACGGCATCGTCTGA
- a CDS encoding DUF2169 family type VI secretion system accessory protein produces MEVVSLSPLPVASMIWQSGPGAFTLTFVAKATCQIQPGKSPLATAQEPVHEEDCYWDDDDGRSLFAPSDLAPVKSRVDVVLVGSAFAPQGLPVRSLFARLIVGDIDKSIEVHQDRSFTADGTLVEGQRFSRMSLAYERAAGGPETSNPVGVRLDVRDSFGRLKLPNLQPPGLNVSSPATPIPSVGFGPMPPEWPLRRGKLGRHAQGFSPHSLIAAPLPEDFDRSYFNVAPGDQQLAELAEDARVVLENMHPQVPRLVTNLPGLRPRAVLEGRGGAHVLALLCDTLWIDTDRQLATLTFRGRIQLERLEEPGRIVLTLDEATTVVPIAPGPSVPGRPVAQDPAIPPPPKPRATTMTMIAEDDEGIDTVIPPEFSAPPRQQKALPFVKAAAPAHNIADERTMVSGGLPFAATAQPTQPAQPRATWDERTTPSGGLPFAKPTPWPPAPPPPQAKTTPPPPPARPSSPSWKSTLPGQQPVAAPPPPPVVAPPPPPAPVQPQPAPSIGQVVVAAATAAAQASPQDASAGVLGASNAAAGSNTTTSAGKRDDGRISPTAFGAGVRPSGRLDAREVLHLIWYNPEAVARICRVPVWRAILDEMEEKPADETLDDPAPTKDPIEIEDTRDIFEILSRGASQDVDQLEAELGAAVRPGNKFVPSLLLLSGELSFPFDERKTLEAAVAVSTPVAGTDEGLKTAIREAREFLATPDHLCPPPIIEGYTLRIRDAFQKARRALSADTLDLQMERALVEGRHYQKRQILGMTAIRAHLHTTTGTGARPAPVYLPEDITKRLPLFQKFRARLIAELYYQEDQYEPHPAALKALAIGRVQHSR; encoded by the coding sequence ATGGAGGTCGTTTCCCTCTCTCCGCTGCCGGTCGCCTCGATGATCTGGCAGTCCGGACCCGGCGCCTTCACGCTCACGTTCGTCGCCAAGGCGACGTGCCAGATCCAGCCGGGCAAATCGCCGCTCGCCACCGCCCAGGAGCCCGTCCACGAGGAGGACTGCTACTGGGACGACGACGACGGCCGAAGCCTCTTCGCCCCGAGCGACCTCGCCCCCGTCAAGTCTCGCGTCGACGTCGTCCTCGTCGGCTCCGCGTTCGCGCCCCAGGGGCTGCCCGTCCGCTCGCTCTTCGCGCGCCTCATCGTCGGCGACATCGACAAATCCATCGAGGTCCACCAGGACCGCTCCTTCACCGCCGACGGCACCCTCGTCGAGGGCCAGCGCTTCTCCCGCATGTCCCTCGCCTACGAGCGCGCCGCGGGGGGGCCCGAGACCTCGAACCCCGTCGGCGTCCGCCTCGACGTCCGCGACTCCTTCGGCCGCCTCAAGCTCCCGAACCTCCAGCCCCCCGGCCTCAACGTGAGCTCCCCGGCCACCCCCATTCCGTCCGTCGGCTTCGGCCCCATGCCCCCGGAGTGGCCCCTCCGCCGCGGCAAGCTCGGTCGTCATGCCCAGGGCTTCTCCCCCCATTCCCTCATCGCTGCCCCCTTGCCCGAGGATTTCGATCGTTCGTATTTCAATGTCGCGCCCGGCGACCAGCAGCTCGCCGAGCTCGCCGAGGACGCGCGTGTCGTCCTCGAAAACATGCACCCGCAGGTCCCGCGCCTCGTGACCAATCTGCCGGGCCTCCGGCCCCGCGCCGTGCTCGAAGGGCGGGGCGGCGCGCACGTCCTCGCATTGCTCTGCGATACGCTCTGGATCGACACCGATCGCCAGCTCGCCACCTTGACCTTCCGCGGCCGCATTCAGCTCGAGCGCCTCGAAGAGCCCGGCCGCATCGTGCTCACCCTCGACGAAGCCACGACCGTCGTCCCCATCGCCCCCGGGCCCTCCGTCCCTGGCAGGCCCGTCGCGCAGGACCCGGCCATTCCCCCGCCGCCCAAGCCGCGCGCCACCACGATGACCATGATCGCCGAGGACGATGAGGGCATCGATACCGTGATTCCACCGGAGTTCAGCGCGCCGCCGCGCCAGCAAAAGGCGCTGCCCTTCGTCAAGGCCGCCGCGCCCGCCCACAACATCGCCGACGAACGCACGATGGTCTCGGGCGGCCTGCCCTTCGCCGCGACCGCACAACCCACGCAGCCCGCGCAGCCGCGGGCGACCTGGGACGAACGGACCACGCCCTCGGGCGGGCTCCCCTTCGCCAAGCCGACCCCCTGGCCCCCCGCCCCGCCCCCGCCGCAGGCGAAGACCACGCCGCCCCCGCCTCCCGCGCGCCCCTCGTCGCCGAGCTGGAAGTCCACCCTCCCCGGCCAGCAGCCCGTCGCGGCCCCGCCGCCGCCGCCCGTCGTCGCCCCGCCTCCTCCGCCCGCGCCTGTCCAGCCGCAGCCGGCGCCGTCCATTGGCCAGGTCGTCGTCGCCGCCGCCACCGCCGCCGCGCAAGCCTCCCCGCAGGACGCGAGCGCCGGCGTCCTCGGCGCCTCCAACGCCGCCGCGGGCTCGAATACGACGACCTCCGCGGGCAAACGCGACGACGGCCGCATCTCGCCCACGGCCTTCGGCGCCGGCGTCCGCCCCTCGGGCCGGCTCGACGCCCGCGAGGTCCTCCATTTGATCTGGTACAACCCCGAGGCCGTCGCCCGCATTTGCCGCGTCCCCGTATGGCGCGCCATCCTCGACGAAATGGAGGAGAAACCCGCCGACGAGACCCTCGACGATCCGGCCCCCACGAAGGACCCCATCGAGATCGAGGACACCCGCGACATCTTCGAGATCCTCTCGCGTGGGGCCTCCCAGGACGTCGATCAGCTCGAAGCCGAGCTCGGCGCCGCCGTTCGTCCGGGCAACAAGTTCGTCCCCTCCTTGTTATTGCTCTCCGGAGAGCTCTCGTTCCCCTTCGACGAGCGCAAGACGCTCGAGGCCGCCGTGGCCGTGTCGACGCCCGTCGCGGGCACGGACGAGGGGCTCAAGACGGCCATCCGCGAGGCCCGCGAATTTCTGGCGACGCCCGATCACCTCTGCCCTCCGCCGATCATCGAGGGCTACACCTTGCGTATTCGCGACGCCTTCCAGAAGGCCCGGCGCGCCCTCAGCGCCGACACGCTCGACCTGCAGATGGAGCGCGCGCTCGTCGAGGGCCGCCATTACCAGAAGCGCCAGATCCTCGGGATGACCGCGATTCGCGCCCACCTCCACACGACCACCGGCACCGGCGCCCGCCCCGCGCCCGTCTACCTCCCCGAGGACATCACGAAGAGGCTCCCCCTCTTCCAGAAGTTCCGCGCGCGCCTGATCGCCGAGCTTTATTACCAGGAAGACCAGTACGAGCCACACCCGGCCGCGCTCAAGGCCCTCGCCATCGGCCGGGTGCAGCATTCGAGGTGA
- a CDS encoding PE-PGRS family protein, translating into MNRWNKLWLITLPCAVALGFAGVGCSDNPDDGSGGSGGEGGSPASSSSSSGMGGSGGGAGGAGGGGCGDTMTDAMNCGACGNECAPGQTCAGGVCTCGSASVAFADVQTLLTASCAVGGCHSGAAPKQGLDLTSANAHAALVNVAADQCADGTRMRVKPGEPSESYLIDKMMNVDKCAGNRMPPSIALSDDKIQTVSDWICGGAMP; encoded by the coding sequence ATGAATCGTTGGAACAAGCTTTGGCTTATCACCTTGCCGTGCGCCGTCGCGCTCGGCTTCGCAGGCGTGGGATGCTCGGACAATCCGGACGACGGTTCGGGCGGCAGCGGCGGAGAGGGCGGGTCGCCGGCGAGCAGCAGCTCGAGCAGCGGCATGGGCGGCTCGGGCGGCGGGGCCGGCGGGGCCGGCGGCGGCGGCTGCGGCGATACGATGACGGACGCGATGAACTGCGGCGCCTGCGGCAATGAATGCGCGCCCGGCCAGACCTGCGCCGGCGGCGTGTGCACCTGCGGCTCGGCGAGCGTCGCGTTCGCGGACGTGCAGACGCTCCTGACGGCGAGCTGCGCCGTGGGCGGCTGCCATTCGGGCGCGGCGCCGAAGCAGGGTCTCGATCTGACGAGCGCGAACGCCCATGCCGCGCTCGTGAACGTGGCGGCCGACCAGTGCGCGGACGGGACGCGGATGCGCGTCAAGCCGGGCGAGCCGTCGGAGAGCTACCTCATCGACAAGATGATGAACGTCGACAAGTGCGCGGGGAACAGGATGCCGCCTTCGATCGCGCTCTCGGACGACAAGATCCAGACCGTGTCGGACTGGATCTGCGGCGGCGCGATGCCCTGA
- a CDS encoding PA2169 family four-helix-bundle protein, with product MNQDKRQPDLSTNVPQGSEPETSGRTDVEHEVRGEENAPIERSSVDQRESGSIERAKAHLEHAGRDIAAAASEVATVARAAAESAKEAIKEEVPSTRRTGEPSKENTLDRLNDLLRGELASVETYELALRSVRDADLTSSLRQICESHQRRVDRLRDKVRELGGEPAQSSGVWGAFARIVQRGADLLGHRAALAALEEGEDQGKKRYTRDMDELEPPVRDFVLQELAPEQQRTHDLAQSLQKFVKAA from the coding sequence ATGAACCAGGACAAGCGCCAGCCCGACCTCTCCACGAACGTCCCCCAAGGCAGCGAGCCCGAGACGAGCGGACGGACGGACGTCGAGCACGAGGTGCGGGGCGAAGAAAACGCGCCGATCGAGCGCAGCAGCGTCGATCAGCGCGAGAGCGGATCGATCGAGCGCGCCAAGGCGCACCTCGAGCACGCCGGCCGGGATATCGCGGCCGCGGCGAGCGAGGTCGCCACGGTCGCACGCGCGGCCGCCGAGTCGGCCAAGGAGGCCATCAAAGAGGAGGTGCCCTCGACCCGGCGCACGGGCGAGCCCTCGAAGGAGAACACGCTCGACCGGCTGAACGACCTCCTGCGCGGCGAGCTGGCCAGCGTCGAGACCTACGAGCTCGCCCTGCGCAGCGTGCGCGACGCCGATTTGACGAGCTCGCTTCGTCAGATCTGCGAGAGCCACCAGAGGCGGGTCGATCGCCTGCGCGACAAGGTGCGCGAGCTCGGCGGCGAGCCCGCGCAGAGCTCGGGCGTGTGGGGCGCCTTCGCGCGTATCGTGCAACGCGGCGCCGACCTGCTCGGCCACCGCGCCGCGCTCGCCGCGCTGGAGGAGGGCGAGGATCAGGGCAAGAAGCGATATACCCGGGACATGGACGAGCTCGAGCCGCCCGTGCGCGACTTCGTCCTCCAGGAGCTCGCGCCCGAGCAACAACGCACGCACGACCTCGCGCAATCGCTGCAGAAGTTCGTGAAGGCGGCCTGA
- a CDS encoding dienelactone hydrolase family protein yields the protein MYEPIKFPTKSGAEAPGELVAPEGAERAPAVVLIQEWWGLNGQIRHVAARLAREGFLVAIPDLYHGRWTIDPEEAQKLMEGLDWGKALDQIGGAAAYLKDHPRSNGHVGVVGFCLGGALSFATATVVPELEAVVPFYGLAPSEKFDYSKVKAPILAHFASKDEWAKADGARAVMEQMRSRGQSMELHVYEAGHAFAHEARKDVYVPEAAALAWSRTIAFLHQHLG from the coding sequence ATGTACGAACCGATCAAGTTTCCTACGAAGAGTGGGGCGGAGGCCCCGGGGGAGCTCGTGGCGCCCGAGGGCGCGGAGCGGGCGCCTGCGGTGGTCCTGATCCAGGAGTGGTGGGGGCTCAACGGGCAGATCCGTCACGTCGCGGCCCGGCTCGCGCGCGAGGGGTTCCTCGTGGCGATCCCCGACCTCTACCACGGCCGGTGGACCATCGACCCCGAAGAGGCCCAGAAGCTCATGGAGGGGCTCGATTGGGGCAAGGCGCTCGATCAGATCGGCGGCGCGGCGGCTTACCTCAAGGACCACCCGCGCAGCAACGGGCACGTCGGCGTGGTCGGGTTCTGCCTCGGCGGCGCGCTCTCGTTCGCCACGGCCACCGTCGTGCCGGAGCTCGAGGCCGTCGTGCCGTTTTACGGGCTCGCGCCGTCCGAGAAGTTCGATTACTCCAAGGTGAAGGCCCCCATCCTGGCGCATTTCGCCAGCAAGGACGAGTGGGCGAAGGCGGATGGCGCCAGGGCCGTCATGGAGCAGATGCGTTCGCGTGGACAATCCATGGAGCTCCACGTGTACGAGGCCGGGCACGCGTTCGCGCACGAGGCGCGCAAGGACGTGTACGTCCCGGAGGCGGCCGCGCTCGCCTGGAGCCGCACCATTGCTTTCTTGCACCAGCACCTCGGCTGA